Proteins co-encoded in one Bacilli bacterium PM5-9 genomic window:
- a CDS encoding Na+/H+ antiporter (product_source=TIGR00831; cog=COG0025; ko=KO:K24163; pfam=PF00999; superfamily=55729; tigrfam=TIGR00831; transmembrane_helix_parts=Inside_1_1,TMhelix_2_24,Outside_25_28,TMhelix_29_51,Inside_52_83,TMhelix_84_106,Outside_107_155,TMhelix_156_178,Inside_179_182,TMhelix_183_200,Outside_201_227,TMhelix_228_250,Inside_251_279,TMhelix_280_297,Outside_298_306,TMhelix_307_329,Inside_330_349,TMhelix_350_372,Outside_373_381,TMhelix_382_404,Inside_405_683), producing the protein MNLTLIMIVIVVGILASIYINHFFPYFSLPLIQIFLGFIIGISAIGGNISIDSDLIMILVIVPLLYYESKNANTKKYYEQRTDIFWYAFPIVLITVVFLGFYFNYTVPILPIASCFALAAALSPTDAVTVTSLSKRVVLSEKNKILLEAEGLMNDASGITAFQLASLALVSGTFSFSLTIQKLLYIAIGGVIFGFIISWIKNRLVNFLRKHGIDDINFYLIIDFILPFITYLVASYFNTSGVLAVVVVGLLEAIKLNSNSLFEAKLDSVSKTTWDVIETILSSLVFIYLGLQLPSIFNQATMMYGNVFELIGIIILSTIVLFLLRFVLLVGYRLIKTKFKEKINLKEQLILTISGVKGTVTLATISSLPYVLGNNEVFSERYLLIFIAAGVIVCSIICAVVFLPMLLEQKEEEKDNDLDVLIAKEVIAQLKLEKNKTNTKEINAVIKTYQDRIRRVARDNNTLTFKQQKRIDKNILHITLDIEYDESDRLLKNGEITQEEHDNYHKMLSIFLRRSKKAGSYRLSPRHIYFRLIVPRRRRNKINEIQSLENFEQQKTIMKEIFIHNRMLVIEKIKNMETEENKEYIKFKVKEEEKLIDIFDNTERVAPSLVNINPNYTNEMEKAFQFERNIIQKHFENGDIDREKTVELKQNVNVLEEYYLMDTDSNLSYYFLRSFMQKTVNNQ; encoded by the coding sequence ATGAATTTAACATTAATTATGATTGTGATTGTAGTAGGGATACTAGCATCTATATATATAAATCACTTTTTTCCATATTTCTCATTACCATTAATTCAAATATTTTTAGGATTTATTATTGGTATAAGTGCAATTGGAGGTAATATTTCAATTGATTCAGATTTAATAATGATTTTAGTTATTGTCCCATTGTTATATTATGAATCAAAAAATGCTAATACAAAGAAATATTATGAACAACGAACAGATATTTTTTGGTATGCATTCCCAATAGTTTTAATAACTGTAGTTTTTCTTGGTTTCTATTTCAACTATACAGTTCCAATTTTGCCAATCGCAAGTTGTTTTGCATTAGCTGCTGCTTTATCACCAACAGATGCGGTTACAGTTACTTCTTTATCTAAAAGAGTAGTTTTATCTGAAAAAAATAAAATACTTTTAGAGGCTGAGGGATTAATGAATGATGCTTCTGGTATCACAGCATTTCAATTAGCAAGCCTTGCATTAGTTTCTGGAACATTTTCATTTTCATTAACTATCCAAAAATTGCTGTATATTGCTATTGGTGGAGTAATATTTGGTTTTATAATTAGCTGGATTAAAAATAGATTAGTAAACTTCCTTAGAAAACATGGTATTGATGATATTAACTTTTATTTAATTATTGATTTTATCTTGCCATTTATTACATATTTAGTTGCTTCTTATTTTAATACTTCAGGAGTGTTGGCAGTTGTTGTGGTAGGGTTACTTGAAGCAATTAAGTTAAATAGTAATTCATTATTTGAAGCAAAATTAGATTCTGTTTCAAAAACAACATGGGATGTTATTGAGACAATTTTAAGTTCACTAGTATTTATATACTTAGGATTACAACTTCCATCTATCTTTAATCAAGCTACTATGATGTATGGAAATGTCTTTGAATTAATTGGCATTATTATTTTATCAACAATAGTTTTATTTTTATTGCGATTTGTTTTATTAGTTGGTTATCGTTTAATAAAAACTAAATTTAAAGAAAAGATAAATTTAAAGGAACAATTAATTTTAACTATATCTGGTGTAAAGGGTACAGTAACTTTAGCAACCATTTCATCACTTCCTTATGTTCTTGGTAATAATGAAGTATTTTCTGAACGTTATTTATTAATCTTTATTGCTGCTGGTGTAATTGTTTGTTCAATTATTTGTGCTGTTGTATTTTTACCAATGTTACTTGAGCAAAAAGAAGAAGAAAAAGATAATGATTTAGATGTATTAATTGCAAAAGAGGTTATTGCTCAATTAAAACTAGAGAAAAATAAAACAAATACTAAAGAAATTAATGCAGTTATTAAGACATATCAAGATCGTATTAGACGAGTTGCTCGTGATAATAATACTTTAACATTTAAACAACAAAAGCGTATTGATAAAAATATTTTACATATTACTTTAGATATCGAATATGATGAATCAGACAGATTGTTAAAAAATGGTGAGATAACGCAAGAAGAACATGATAATTATCATAAAATGTTATCAATATTTTTAAGAAGGTCAAAAAAAGCTGGTTCTTATCGATTAAGTCCTCGTCATATTTATTTTAGATTGATTGTGCCAAGAAGAAGACGAAATAAAATTAATGAGATTCAAAGCTTAGAAAACTTCGAACAACAAAAGACTATTATGAAAGAAATTTTTATTCATAATAGAATGCTTGTTATTGAAAAAATTAAAAATATGGAAACTGAAGAAAATAAGGAATATATTAAATTTAAAGTAAAAGAAGAAGAAAAATTAATTGATATATTTGATAACACTGAAAGAGTAGCACCTAGCTTAGTCAATATTAATCCAAATTATACAAATGAAATGGAAAAAGCATTTCAATTTGAAAGAAATATTATTCAAAAACATTTTGAAAATGGTGATATTGATCGTGAAAAAACAGTTGAACTTAAACAAAATGTTAATGTTTTAGAAGAATATTACTTAATGGATACTGATAGTAACTTATCATATTATTTTTTAAGAAGTTTTATGCAAAAAACAGTTAATAATCAATAG
- a CDS encoding NADPH-dependent 2,4-dienoyl-CoA reductase/sulfur reductase-like enzyme/rhodanese-related sulfurtransferase (product_source=COG0446/COG0607; cath_funfam=3.30.390.30,3.40.250.10,3.50.50.60; cog=COG0446,COG0607; pfam=PF00581,PF02852,PF07992; smart=SM00450; superfamily=51905,52821,55424) — MKKTIVVIGGVALGASSAARLRRLSEESNIILLEKDEHISFANCGLPYHIGDIITDRDLLLIQTKESMKERYNIDVRNYTEAIKIDRDKKVVIVDDKVNNQEYSIEYDKLIIASGAKPIIPNIVGINDASNVFSLRNISDMDKIKEYIKVNKVKTASIVGAGFIGLEMAENLTHLGVKATVLDLASQVMKQFDCDIADCIENKMSENGVLFKLETSIKEFKNNGKQLLLTNNETIDSDITIMAIGVKPEIKLAQDAGLEIGSTGGIKVNDYLQTSDPDIFAGGDAVEIKNIITNNPTYLPLAGPANRQGRLIADFINDIKTPYDGVIGSAVIKIFDYVAATTGLNETIAKNAGYNAKSIHVHRGNHASYYPNSTPLLLKLVFDEDTRKVLGAQAFGKDGTEKRIDVIATTIKFNGSVDDLASLELCYAPPFSSPKDPVNIAGYVASNVLNKLYIPFYVNEIDSLIEKGVQMIDVRSDEEYSISKLKNIKHLPIDELRNKINEIDFSKDIYLLCYVGQRGYLAARILKELGFKKKIYNLSGGYKLYEDTLKTR, encoded by the coding sequence ATGAAAAAGACAATTGTAGTAATTGGTGGAGTTGCTTTAGGAGCAAGTAGTGCAGCAAGGTTAAGAAGATTAAGTGAAGAGTCTAATATTATTCTTTTAGAAAAAGATGAGCATATTTCGTTTGCTAATTGTGGTTTGCCATATCATATAGGTGATATTATTACAGATAGAGATTTGCTATTAATTCAAACAAAAGAAAGTATGAAAGAAAGATATAATATTGATGTTAGAAATTATACTGAAGCCATAAAAATTGATCGTGATAAAAAAGTTGTTATTGTAGATGATAAAGTTAACAATCAAGAATATAGTATTGAATATGATAAATTGATTATAGCAAGTGGTGCTAAACCTATTATTCCAAATATTGTTGGTATTAATGATGCAAGTAATGTTTTTTCATTAAGAAATATTAGTGATATGGATAAAATTAAAGAATACATAAAAGTAAATAAAGTTAAAACTGCTAGTATTGTTGGGGCTGGTTTTATTGGTCTTGAAATGGCTGAAAACTTAACTCATTTAGGTGTTAAAGCAACAGTATTAGATTTAGCTAGTCAAGTAATGAAACAATTTGATTGTGATATTGCTGATTGTATTGAAAATAAAATGAGTGAAAATGGTGTTTTATTTAAACTAGAGACATCTATTAAAGAGTTTAAAAATAATGGTAAACAATTACTTTTAACAAATAATGAAACTATTGATTCAGATATTACAATAATGGCAATTGGTGTTAAACCTGAAATAAAATTAGCACAAGATGCAGGATTAGAAATTGGAAGTACAGGTGGAATAAAAGTTAATGATTATTTACAAACTTCTGATCCTGATATTTTTGCAGGTGGAGATGCTGTTGAGATTAAAAATATTATTACAAATAATCCAACATATCTTCCTTTAGCAGGACCTGCCAATCGACAAGGTAGATTGATTGCTGATTTTATTAATGATATTAAAACACCATATGATGGTGTAATCGGTTCTGCTGTTATTAAAATTTTTGATTATGTTGCTGCAACAACTGGTTTAAATGAAACTATAGCTAAAAATGCTGGATATAATGCAAAATCAATCCATGTTCATCGTGGTAATCATGCAAGTTATTATCCAAATTCTACTCCATTGTTATTAAAGCTGGTATTTGATGAAGATACAAGAAAAGTTTTAGGTGCTCAAGCATTTGGAAAAGATGGAACTGAAAAAAGAATTGATGTAATTGCTACTACAATTAAATTTAATGGTAGTGTTGATGATTTGGCAAGCTTAGAATTATGTTATGCACCACCATTTTCTAGCCCAAAAGATCCTGTCAATATTGCTGGCTATGTAGCAAGTAATGTGCTTAATAAATTGTATATACCTTTTTATGTTAATGAAATTGATTCATTAATAGAAAAGGGTGTTCAAATGATAGATGTAAGAAGTGATGAAGAATATAGTATTTCAAAATTAAAAAATATCAAGCATCTACCAATTGATGAATTGCGTAATAAAATTAATGAAATAGATTTTTCAAAAGATATTTATTTATTATGTTATGTTGGTCAAAGAGGATATTTGGCTGCTAGAATTTTAAAAGAATTAGGTTTTAAGAAAAAAATCTATAATTTAAGTGGTGGCTATAAATTATATGAAGATACTTTAAAAACAAGATAG
- a CDS encoding hypothetical protein (product_source=Hypo-rule applied; superfamily=49417; transmembrane_helix_parts=Outside_1_4,TMhelix_5_24,Inside_25_157): MKKGRIFAIVLIIILAIACAFVFYNQNNNVKANCFDTKQELDKDNEINNIINDYTLENKLDLFFYNSNTYKDNFETKSFIKWFEEDDITQTTDYITRVILIHGNKELDEQVIRFKVDMNNEVIDYTHILGLQDEVIDTSIDKKYYDNFKNNNCDIQK, translated from the coding sequence ATGAAAAAAGGACGTATATTTGCAATTGTACTAATTATTATATTAGCTATTGCTTGTGCATTTGTTTTCTACAATCAAAATAATAATGTAAAAGCTAATTGTTTTGATACCAAACAAGAACTTGATAAGGATAATGAAATTAATAATATTATTAATGATTATACTTTAGAAAATAAGTTAGATTTATTTTTCTATAATTCAAATACTTATAAAGATAATTTTGAAACAAAATCTTTTATAAAGTGGTTTGAAGAAGATGATATAACACAAACAACAGATTATATTACTAGAGTTATTTTAATTCATGGTAATAAAGAGCTTGATGAACAAGTTATTCGTTTTAAAGTTGATATGAATAATGAAGTAATTGACTACACTCATATTTTAGGATTACAAGACGAAGTAATTGATACGAGTATTGATAAAAAGTATTATGATAATTTTAAAAATAATAATTGCGACATTCAAAAATAA
- a CDS encoding flavin reductase (DIM6/NTAB) family NADH-FMN oxidoreductase RutF (product_source=COG1853; cog=COG1853; pfam=PF01613; superfamily=50475), translating to MTFREVSPNEINENIFKLFHDDWALVSASYNNKANTMTASWGFVGIMWHKPVAQVFIRPSRYTKEFVDNSDYFTVSFFDKEFREDLTYLGTVSGKNEDKISKSSLTLINSNNIPYFNEAKLVLICKKLYVQNMVESSFMYDETIENNYPYKDYHTSYIGEIINVLQKEK from the coding sequence ATGACATTTAGAGAAGTTAGCCCAAATGAAATCAATGAAAATATTTTTAAATTATTTCATGATGATTGGGCATTAGTTAGTGCAAGTTATAATAATAAAGCGAATACAATGACTGCTTCTTGGGGGTTTGTTGGAATTATGTGGCATAAACCTGTCGCACAAGTATTTATTAGACCTTCAAGATATACAAAAGAGTTTGTTGATAATTCTGATTACTTTACAGTTTCATTTTTTGACAAAGAATTTCGTGAAGATTTAACTTATCTTGGAACTGTTTCAGGAAAAAATGAAGACAAAATTTCAAAAAGCTCACTAACACTAATAAATAGTAATAATATTCCCTATTTTAACGAGGCAAAATTAGTTTTAATTTGTAAAAAATTATACGTACAAAACATGGTAGAAAGTTCCTTTATGTACGATGAAACTATCGAAAATAATTATCCATACAAAGATTATCATACTTCATATATTGGTGAAATAATTAATGTGTTACAAAAAGAAAAGTAA
- a CDS encoding hypothetical protein (product_source=Hypo-rule applied; transmembrane_helix_parts=Inside_1_106,TMhelix_107_129,Outside_130_284) codes for MATERPQKKSTNSQTIIKNKRDAKSSLIGKVNSEDNKKTIPNEKTKTSLADKVNKSEASRPEVKKVETPKNNASSNVKKKVETNKKENKSKKKRQGKFYNSFFFKLSFIGRMMLVIMIVGVLILSVLGVNALMHKGKVVLGSRQEPVLVISNDDVSKVKSAVESAVSGADKISVDYAAYRLVIVADLNDSSTVNDGKDANKKIYNAVNSVLPISKYFDSKDKLNNDLYIYSSDTVPTNYETNSKYIYQTYKNSKMPKPYSYNLLKPRDKKSAKEVLETMEKAGK; via the coding sequence ATGGCAACAGAAAGACCACAAAAAAAATCAACTAATTCGCAAACCATCATAAAAAATAAAAGAGATGCGAAAAGTAGTTTGATTGGAAAAGTTAATTCTGAAGATAATAAAAAAACTATTCCAAATGAAAAAACAAAAACTTCGCTTGCTGATAAAGTAAATAAATCTGAAGCAAGTAGACCAGAAGTAAAAAAAGTTGAAACGCCTAAAAATAATGCTTCTTCAAATGTTAAGAAGAAGGTAGAAACAAATAAAAAAGAAAATAAAAGTAAAAAGAAAAGACAAGGTAAATTCTATAATTCATTTTTCTTTAAATTATCATTTATTGGTAGAATGATGTTAGTTATTATGATTGTTGGTGTTTTAATTCTAAGTGTATTAGGAGTTAATGCATTAATGCATAAAGGTAAAGTTGTTTTAGGAAGTAGACAAGAACCTGTGCTTGTTATTAGCAATGATGATGTTTCTAAGGTTAAAAGTGCTGTTGAGAGTGCTGTAAGTGGAGCTGATAAGATTTCGGTTGATTATGCTGCTTATCGTTTAGTTATAGTTGCTGATTTAAATGATTCATCTACTGTTAATGATGGAAAAGATGCTAATAAGAAAATCTATAATGCTGTTAATAGTGTTTTACCAATTAGTAAGTATTTTGATAGTAAAGATAAATTAAATAATGATTTATATATTTATTCATCAGATACTGTTCCAACTAATTATGAAACTAATTCTAAATATATCTATCAAACTTATAAAAACTCAAAGATGCCTAAACCATATTCATATAATTTATTAAAACCTCGTGATAAAAAATCTGCAAAAGAAGTTTTGGAAACGATGGAGAAAGCCGGAAAATAG
- a CDS encoding 23S rRNA (uracil1939-C5)-methyltransferase (product_source=KO:K03215; cath_funfam=2.40.50.140,3.40.50.150; cog=COG2265; ko=KO:K03215; pfam=PF05958; superfamily=50249,53335; tigrfam=TIGR00479) gives MKNKIFESKVVDYTHDGKGIIKYDGYPLFVKGTIIGEMVETKIVKWKKKYGFGRALSIKEKSLERVVPLCLDYKLCGGCQIQHMSYNEQISFKKKKITNAFAKQKINFDYINIIENENQFNYRNKLSIPLGVADEIYAGLYQENSNNIIKINDCLIQSESINSALKDIVKLLNEYQISIYDKSNNKGYLRQLVIREAISSGDLLIGFVINSKKYNGELDNVIEKMKCISNIKSIVVNFNCEKNNVILGKKSQVVYGDGYIIDNVNGKSFRISLTSFYQVNTIQMNNLYNKAIEMAQLNCNDIVFDAYCGVGTISIYLASNVKKVVGVDIVESSIRDANINMELNKISNIEFICNDVGVFMKKQTNNFDCVFLDPPRKGCSQEFLEDLININPNKVVYISCDVATQARDIRYLIDNGYSISEQCAVDMFSQTHHVENIILLTKVHCK, from the coding sequence ATGAAAAATAAAATATTTGAATCTAAAGTAGTTGATTATACTCATGATGGCAAAGGAATAATAAAATATGATGGTTATCCTTTATTTGTTAAAGGAACTATTATTGGTGAAATGGTTGAGACAAAGATTGTTAAGTGGAAAAAGAAGTATGGTTTTGGTAGAGCTTTATCAATAAAAGAGAAGAGTTTAGAAAGAGTAGTACCTTTATGTTTGGATTATAAACTTTGTGGTGGTTGTCAAATTCAGCATATGTCTTATAATGAACAAATTAGTTTTAAAAAGAAAAAAATAACTAATGCGTTTGCTAAACAAAAAATTAATTTTGATTATATTAATATTATTGAAAATGAGAATCAATTTAATTATCGTAATAAATTATCTATTCCTTTAGGTGTTGCTGATGAAATTTATGCTGGGCTGTATCAGGAAAATAGTAATAATATTATCAAGATAAATGATTGTTTAATTCAAAGTGAATCAATAAACAGTGCTTTAAAAGATATTGTTAAATTATTAAATGAATATCAGATTAGTATTTATGATAAAAGTAATAATAAGGGTTATTTAAGACAACTTGTTATTAGAGAAGCTATATCTAGTGGTGATTTATTGATTGGTTTTGTGATAAATAGTAAAAAATATAATGGTGAGTTAGACAATGTTATTGAAAAAATGAAATGTATTAGTAATATAAAAAGTATTGTTGTAAATTTTAATTGCGAAAAAAATAATGTTATTTTAGGTAAAAAAAGTCAAGTTGTTTATGGTGATGGCTATATAATTGATAATGTTAATGGTAAGTCTTTTAGAATATCACTTACTTCTTTTTATCAAGTTAATACTATTCAAATGAACAATTTATATAACAAAGCTATAGAAATGGCACAATTGAATTGTAATGATATTGTCTTTGATGCTTATTGTGGTGTTGGAACAATTAGTATTTATTTAGCTAGTAATGTCAAAAAGGTTGTTGGTGTTGATATTGTTGAATCTTCAATTAGAGATGCTAATATAAATATGGAATTAAATAAAATTAGTAATATTGAGTTTATTTGTAATGATGTTGGTGTTTTTATGAAAAAACAAACTAATAATTTTGATTGTGTATTTCTTGATCCACCTAGAAAGGGTTGTTCACAAGAATTTTTAGAAGATTTAATTAATATTAATCCAAATAAAGTTGTATATATTTCGTGTGATGTTGCAACTCAGGCTAGGGATATTAGATATCTAATTGATAATGGATATAGTATTAGTGAACAGTGTGCTGTTGATATGTTTTCTCAAACACATCATGTTGAAAATATTATTTTATTGACTAAAGTACATTGTAAATAG
- a CDS encoding DNA transformation protein (product_source=KO:K07343; cath_funfam=1.10.150.20; ko=KO:K07343; pfam=PF04994; smart=SM00278; superfamily=47794), whose amino-acid sequence MEDLKKLINIGPEIAKQLNEVGIKSEKQLKEVGSKKAWLKIQEIDESACYNRLLGLEGAIQNVKKVFLSDEVKTDLKDFYNNHKK is encoded by the coding sequence ATGGAAGATTTAAAAAAATTAATTAATATAGGACCTGAAATAGCAAAGCAACTCAATGAAGTAGGAATTAAAAGTGAAAAACAATTAAAGGAAGTTGGCTCTAAAAAGGCATGGCTGAAAATACAAGAAATTGATGAATCTGCATGCTATAATCGCTTATTAGGTTTAGAAGGGGCAATTCAAAATGTAAAGAAAGTTTTTTTGAGTGATGAAGTAAAAACAGATTTGAAGGATTTTTATAATAATCATAAAAAATAA
- a CDS encoding short-subunit dehydrogenase (product_source=COG0300; cath_funfam=3.40.50.720; cog=COG0300; ko=KO:K07124; pfam=PF00106; superfamily=51735), translating to MNETALITGASNGIGYELSLIMASENYNLVLVARSEDKLNELKKLLENNYNIKVKVIAKDLSNQNAPLEIYEQLKEDNCKIDILVNNAGFGDHGAFYNTDWNKQNEMINLNILSLTYLTRLLLPSMIERKSGKILNLASIASFQPGPYMSVYYASKSYVLSFSEALACELANSEVSVSAVCPGPTKTNFADAAGEGTKKLFSLMKNDTAKDVARFSYNSMMKNKVVAVYGMKNKMLIFCERFLPRKLIRNIVARLQK from the coding sequence ATGAATGAAACAGCATTAATTACTGGTGCTTCTAATGGTATCGGTTATGAATTATCTTTAATTATGGCAAGTGAAAACTATAATTTAGTTCTTGTTGCAAGAAGTGAGGATAAGTTAAATGAATTAAAGAAACTATTGGAAAATAATTATAATATTAAAGTAAAAGTTATAGCAAAAGATTTATCTAATCAAAATGCTCCCTTAGAAATTTATGAGCAGTTAAAAGAGGATAATTGTAAAATTGATATTCTTGTTAATAATGCCGGTTTTGGAGATCATGGTGCTTTTTATAATACAGATTGGAATAAGCAAAATGAAATGATTAATCTTAATATTTTGAGTCTAACTTATTTAACAAGATTATTATTACCAAGTATGATTGAAAGAAAAAGTGGCAAAATTTTAAACTTAGCTTCAATTGCATCTTTTCAACCAGGTCCATATATGTCAGTTTATTATGCTAGCAAATCGTATGTGCTATCGTTTAGTGAAGCCTTAGCATGTGAATTAGCTAATAGTGAAGTTAGTGTTAGTGCAGTTTGTCCTGGACCAACAAAAACTAATTTTGCTGATGCTGCTGGAGAAGGCACAAAAAAATTATTTTCATTAATGAAAAATGATACTGCAAAAGATGTTGCTAGATTTAGTTATAATAGTATGATGAAAAATAAAGTTGTTGCAGTATATGGTATGAAAAATAAGATGCTTATTTTTTGTGAAAGGTTTTTACCAAGAAAACTCATTAGAAATATTGTAGCAAGGTTACAAAAATAA
- a CDS encoding AraC family transcriptional regulator (product_source=KO:K13653; cath_funfam=1.10.10.60; cog=COG2207,COG3708; ko=KO:K13653; pfam=PF12833,PF14526; smart=SM00342,SM00871; superfamily=46689,55136) — MKWIDAISEAVTFIEENITEDINVEKIANHINISPFYFQKGFTMLCGFTINEYIRNRRLALAGDELISSDIKIIELALKYGYESPDSFTKSFTRFHKSTPSAVRKNGATIKSFVPLSIKFTLNGGFSMDYKIIEKKEFKVIGLEKTFKYDDAMSVVPQFWQEFYEKGYNNKITSMYGINTDETMQGNEFSYMIADEYNEQIELDDNLTIKTIPSFTWAIFSCKGPMPFKLQETNRKIFSEWLPNAKDYEIAAGYCIEMYSDPANFKDGTNDEEYYSEIWIPIIKK, encoded by the coding sequence ATGAAATGGATTGATGCAATAAGTGAAGCAGTAACGTTTATTGAAGAAAATATTACAGAAGATATTAATGTAGAAAAAATTGCGAATCATATCAATATTTCACCATTTTATTTTCAGAAAGGTTTTACAATGTTATGTGGATTTACAATAAATGAGTATATTAGAAATAGACGTTTAGCTTTAGCTGGTGATGAACTTATTTCAAGTGATATTAAAATTATTGAACTTGCTTTAAAATATGGTTATGAATCACCAGATAGCTTTACTAAATCATTCACACGTTTTCATAAAAGCACACCTTCTGCTGTAAGAAAGAATGGTGCAACAATTAAATCATTTGTACCACTTTCAATAAAATTTACTTTAAATGGAGGTTTTAGTATGGATTACAAAATTATTGAAAAGAAAGAGTTTAAGGTTATTGGATTAGAGAAAACATTTAAGTATGATGATGCAATGAGTGTAGTTCCGCAATTTTGGCAAGAATTTTATGAAAAAGGGTATAATAATAAAATAACATCTATGTATGGAATTAATACTGATGAGACAATGCAGGGAAATGAGTTTTCTTATATGATTGCTGATGAATATAATGAGCAAATTGAGTTAGATGATAATTTAACTATTAAAACAATTCCTAGTTTTACTTGGGCCATATTTAGTTGTAAAGGTCCAATGCCATTTAAGTTACAAGAGACAAATAGAAAAATTTTCTCTGAATGGTTACCAAATGCTAAAGATTATGAAATTGCAGCTGGTTATTGTATAGAAATGTATAGCGATCCAGCTAATTTTAAAGATGGTACTAATGATGAAGAGTATTATAGTGAAATTTGGATTCCTATCATTAAAAAATAA